A genomic window from Haladaptatus caseinilyticus includes:
- a CDS encoding alkaline phosphatase family protein — protein sequence MSNVDVLLIGIDAGCLPVFERLYEDDVIPNIRSICEDGASAPLESQMPPWTPSAWPSLYTGVNPGKHGVCGFVAYDGYDFHVVSGNDVEEHSIWSLLDKHGKSSVVVNVPVTHPPNEIDGAVIPGFIGPENPRCYPDGLLDEVREEIGGYRVYPNYSRGDTRFSDAEKMDEYTNLVRMRGEAFRYLADKHSPDFGFVQFQKTDTVFHEFDGDWDKVKTVYEETDRQVGEILDECDPNTVLIASDHGMGPYDKYEFRVNEFLRDEGYVKARKGGKGMPSWNPIQEELREGKDTKTWEPNTFERLAAKMAEFGFTAHRIRTGLEKVGLAEIAKQYAPKNVARTGNEQVDFPKSTAYMRARTELGVRINLRGREPEGIVPPDKYDEVRDELIEKLSAVETPDGEPIFGEVAPREKYFHGKNADNAPDIVTIPNEMGQFLSAQLLGDYFAPPTEPWNHKLEGVVAAKGQGIDRDGMPTKAHLFDVAPTIMSIFGIPYSDRMDGSVIPFAEDIGAQSYPEYEEDDDVSMNSEDEAGVEERLADLGYMQ from the coding sequence ATGAGCAACGTAGATGTCCTCCTCATCGGCATCGATGCGGGCTGTCTGCCAGTTTTCGAACGCCTCTACGAAGACGACGTTATCCCGAACATCCGTTCTATCTGTGAGGATGGCGCGTCGGCTCCGTTGGAGTCCCAGATGCCACCGTGGACGCCGAGTGCGTGGCCATCGCTGTACACCGGCGTCAATCCCGGCAAACACGGCGTTTGTGGATTCGTCGCCTACGATGGATACGACTTCCACGTGGTGAGCGGAAACGACGTAGAAGAACACTCGATATGGTCGCTCCTCGATAAACACGGCAAATCGAGCGTCGTCGTCAATGTGCCGGTGACCCATCCACCGAACGAGATCGACGGTGCGGTCATTCCGGGATTCATCGGTCCGGAGAACCCACGATGTTATCCCGATGGGCTGTTGGACGAGGTTCGTGAGGAAATCGGCGGCTATCGGGTGTATCCCAACTACTCGCGTGGCGACACCAGATTCTCCGACGCGGAGAAGATGGACGAGTATACGAACCTCGTGCGAATGCGCGGTGAAGCGTTCCGCTACCTCGCGGATAAGCACAGCCCCGACTTCGGATTCGTCCAGTTCCAGAAGACGGATACCGTTTTTCACGAGTTCGACGGCGACTGGGACAAGGTAAAAACCGTCTACGAGGAGACGGACAGACAGGTCGGCGAGATACTCGACGAGTGCGACCCGAACACGGTCCTCATCGCCAGCGACCACGGGATGGGTCCATACGACAAATACGAGTTCCGCGTCAACGAGTTTCTTCGGGACGAGGGCTACGTGAAGGCGCGAAAAGGTGGAAAGGGGATGCCGTCGTGGAACCCGATTCAGGAGGAACTTCGTGAGGGCAAAGACACCAAGACGTGGGAACCGAACACCTTCGAGCGACTGGCCGCAAAGATGGCCGAGTTCGGGTTCACTGCCCACCGCATCAGGACCGGTCTGGAGAAGGTCGGTCTCGCCGAAATCGCCAAACAGTACGCGCCGAAAAACGTCGCCCGAACCGGCAACGAGCAGGTCGATTTCCCGAAATCGACCGCGTACATGCGCGCTCGAACCGAGTTGGGTGTTCGAATCAACTTACGAGGGCGCGAACCGGAGGGAATCGTACCCCCCGACAAATACGACGAGGTTCGAGACGAACTGATAGAAAAGCTCAGTGCCGTCGAAACCCCGGATGGCGAACCGATATTCGGTGAAGTCGCGCCCCGTGAGAAATATTTCCACGGAAAGAACGCGGACAACGCCCCTGACATCGTAACGATTCCGAACGAGATGGGACAGTTCCTCTCCGCACAGCTGCTTGGGGACTACTTCGCACCGCCGACGGAACCGTGGAACCACAAACTGGAGGGCGTCGTCGCCGCGAAAGGGCAGGGAATCGACCGAGACGGAATGCCGACGAAGGCGCACCTCTTCGACGTGGCTCCGACGATCATGTCCATCTTCGGAATCCCGTACAGCGACCGAATGGACGGGTCCGTGATTCCGTTCGCCGAGGACATCGGCGCACAGAGCTATCCGGAGTACGAGGAGGACGACGACGTCTCCATGAACAGTGAAGACGAAGCGGGCGTCGAAGAGCGGTTGGCCGACCTCGGCTACATGCAGTAG
- a CDS encoding FAD-dependent oxidoreductase has product MNENELPGTDASLWLETTPSTDFQPLAEDKRVDVAVVGGGIAGLSIAMELTDAGKSVAVLEAKRIASGVTARTTAKVTSQHGLVYDELTSKFGREKARQYADANEAAIEIVADRADRIECDLRRVPAYTFVNDENDRNRVRREVNAARNVGLPASFVERIPQIPAAVAAVRFDDQAQFHPRKYLLGLADEVSHDGCDVFEGTTVTGVTPGSPCEVETARGTVLADDVVLATHFPITDPAGYFARMYPKQSYVVAVRTRDPAPDGMFYRTGTPYFSARSHEIDGESVVLVGGQNHKTGQGGSTTERYRAVEREARNHFDVDEVVFRWSTQDYRSVDGVPFIGPIAPWREHVYVATGFGGWGMTTGVVAGRILAEEIAGTGSEWADVFDPGRLPPLSNATSFVEENTNAGKQFVADWTTKPHATTEPLPPGNARIVRENGSAIAEYRDENDELHRVSAVCTHLKCLVKWNDAEETWDCPCHGSRFDCDGSVLDGPAVRDLPKR; this is encoded by the coding sequence ATGAACGAGAACGAGTTACCGGGCACGGATGCATCACTTTGGTTAGAGACGACGCCATCGACCGACTTTCAGCCATTGGCCGAGGATAAACGGGTCGATGTCGCGGTCGTCGGGGGTGGTATCGCCGGTCTGTCCATCGCCATGGAACTCACGGACGCCGGAAAATCGGTTGCCGTACTCGAAGCGAAGCGGATAGCGTCCGGTGTTACTGCCCGAACGACGGCCAAGGTGACGAGCCAACACGGGCTCGTTTACGACGAGTTGACATCGAAGTTCGGCCGCGAAAAGGCGCGTCAGTACGCGGATGCGAACGAGGCAGCCATCGAAATCGTCGCCGACAGAGCCGACCGAATAGAGTGTGATCTTCGAAGGGTACCGGCGTACACCTTCGTCAACGACGAAAACGACCGAAACCGGGTTCGAAGGGAGGTGAACGCCGCCCGAAACGTCGGCCTCCCGGCCTCGTTCGTCGAGAGGATTCCACAGATACCTGCTGCCGTAGCCGCGGTTCGATTCGACGACCAAGCGCAGTTTCATCCCCGGAAGTATCTGCTCGGCCTCGCCGACGAGGTTTCGCACGACGGTTGCGACGTGTTCGAAGGGACGACGGTAACGGGGGTAACGCCGGGTTCGCCCTGCGAAGTCGAAACCGCACGCGGTACCGTGCTCGCCGACGACGTCGTTCTCGCGACTCACTTCCCGATAACTGACCCTGCGGGATACTTCGCCCGAATGTATCCGAAACAATCGTACGTGGTGGCCGTTCGAACGCGGGACCCGGCGCCGGATGGGATGTTCTATCGGACCGGAACGCCGTACTTCTCCGCCCGGTCGCACGAAATCGACGGCGAGTCGGTCGTCCTCGTCGGCGGTCAGAACCACAAGACCGGGCAGGGCGGTTCGACTACGGAGCGGTACCGAGCGGTCGAACGCGAGGCGAGAAACCACTTCGACGTTGACGAGGTCGTTTTCCGTTGGTCGACGCAAGACTACCGGTCGGTAGACGGCGTACCGTTCATCGGTCCCATCGCACCGTGGCGAGAGCACGTGTACGTTGCGACCGGGTTCGGCGGGTGGGGAATGACGACCGGCGTCGTAGCGGGTCGAATCCTCGCGGAGGAGATCGCTGGAACGGGCAGCGAGTGGGCCGACGTGTTCGACCCCGGACGGTTGCCGCCGCTCTCGAACGCAACGTCGTTCGTCGAGGAGAACACGAACGCCGGAAAACAGTTCGTGGCGGATTGGACGACCAAACCGCACGCAACCACGGAACCACTACCACCGGGTAATGCGCGGATCGTTCGTGAAAATGGCAGCGCAATCGCCGAGTATCGGGACGAAAACGACGAACTCCATCGCGTTTCGGCAGTCTGTACCCACCTCAAATGTCTCGTGAAGTGGAACGACGCGGAGGAAACGTGGGACTGTCCGTGTCATGGCTCACGATTCGACTGCGACGGGTCGGTTCTCGACGGTCCAGCGGTTCGTGACCTCCCAAAGCGATAG
- a CDS encoding helix-turn-helix domain-containing protein, which produces MAVSIDRPVVVLLAALLCLPSMALAIPGGGTSGAALDSTNTMSAESATTISATGSAETIPSTTVAATSAKTTTPTPVTTTAESNSGMVGDATNTVSDTPSTGVDTTTDTPEDSTDDVTEPVSDPTDGTNQITDSGDGVTDIGSNSTDGTANNGGPSVPNTTETTEASIGNPIGNTGESVEDATTTSGAVDSPDPEAGQTTAMARTDDDRTGAVEQPSPEGGVTTPKNVPKSAPSTGQRDSAGAETVSKSRDDHTDETADTGIQRQGRTKSGMDGATNAAETAKERVAESGNEAVTAETVGQQPASANQRETGDARADGKRTESDSESLGATDETADAGGELDSADGTPSKTNARQRYPSEESIPKPVEAAGLAGAALVMGVASHLPDVTALTINSGAASVAPVSTGKGTPRLWRFMTMYRYSRYDDSDPLEHEVRQDLFARIERTPGLYLSELDERMSVSLSTIRHHLRVLEREKMITGAKLRGKRRFYPDDEGVELAAALADGPTAAVLDAVARREPASGGELADELGRDPSTVTHHLKRLEADGLIERERDGRAIVNRLSSETRNAFANRPTASADD; this is translated from the coding sequence ATGGCCGTATCTATCGACCGGCCCGTTGTGGTACTGCTCGCCGCATTACTTTGCTTGCCGAGCATGGCCCTTGCGATTCCGGGTGGCGGGACGAGCGGAGCGGCATTGGACAGCACGAACACCATGAGTGCCGAATCGGCAACAACGATATCCGCGACGGGGAGCGCCGAAACGATCCCGAGTACGACTGTTGCTGCGACGAGTGCGAAAACGACGACACCGACGCCAGTGACGACGACAGCGGAATCTAACAGTGGTATGGTCGGAGACGCAACGAACACCGTTTCGGACACTCCTTCGACCGGTGTTGATACGACTACGGATACGCCCGAGGATTCGACCGACGACGTGACCGAACCCGTTTCCGACCCGACGGACGGGACAAATCAAATCACGGACTCCGGGGACGGCGTCACCGATATCGGTTCGAACTCGACTGATGGGACAGCCAACAACGGCGGACCATCCGTCCCGAATACCACGGAAACGACGGAAGCTTCGATTGGAAATCCCATCGGAAATACGGGCGAGTCCGTCGAGGATGCCACGACAACAAGCGGTGCGGTCGATTCCCCCGATCCCGAAGCAGGTCAGACGACTGCGATGGCACGAACGGACGACGACCGAACCGGGGCGGTCGAGCAGCCATCACCCGAAGGGGGTGTGACTACGCCGAAAAACGTTCCAAAGTCAGCTCCATCGACTGGTCAGAGGGATTCGGCCGGGGCGGAAACGGTCTCGAAGTCGAGAGATGACCACACCGATGAAACGGCGGATACAGGGATTCAGCGCCAGGGACGTACCAAGTCGGGGATGGACGGCGCCACGAATGCAGCCGAAACCGCAAAGGAACGCGTCGCAGAGAGCGGCAACGAAGCAGTGACCGCGGAAACAGTCGGACAACAACCCGCGTCGGCAAACCAGCGTGAAACAGGCGACGCAAGAGCGGATGGTAAGCGGACGGAATCGGACAGTGAGTCGTTGGGAGCAACGGATGAAACGGCGGACGCAGGCGGTGAACTGGATAGCGCCGACGGGACTCCGTCGAAAACGAACGCACGCCAGCGATACCCGTCGGAAGAATCGATTCCGAAACCAGTCGAAGCCGCGGGACTTGCCGGTGCAGCGCTCGTAATGGGCGTCGCCAGTCACCTCCCGGATGTAACCGCGCTGACGATAAACTCGGGTGCGGCGTCGGTCGCACCCGTCAGTACGGGAAAGGGGACCCCCCGACTCTGGCGATTTATGACGATGTATCGATATAGCCGATACGACGATTCCGATCCGTTGGAGCATGAGGTACGGCAGGACCTGTTCGCTCGAATCGAGCGAACGCCGGGGTTGTACCTCTCGGAGTTAGACGAACGGATGAGCGTGTCGCTCTCGACGATTCGGCATCATCTCCGGGTGTTGGAGCGAGAGAAGATGATAACAGGAGCGAAATTGCGCGGCAAGCGCCGGTTTTATCCCGACGACGAGGGAGTCGAACTGGCCGCCGCGTTAGCCGACGGGCCGACTGCGGCGGTGCTCGATGCGGTCGCCCGCAGGGAACCAGCCTCCGGTGGCGAACTGGCCGACGAACTGGGACGCGATCCAAGCACCGTTACGCACCACCTAAAACGACTGGAAGCGGACGGATTGATCGAGCGGGAGCGGGATGGTCGAGCGATCGTCAATCGGCTCTCTTCGGAGACAAGAAATGCGTTCGCCAATCGACCGACGGCAAGTGCGGACGACTGA
- a CDS encoding 5'-deoxyadenosine deaminase → MILTGTVVADATTIIEDGAVVVRADTIEAVGERVELLDRYPAHEVDEYDLLLPGLVGGHVHSVQSLGRGIADDAELLDWLFEYVLPMEANLGPEEMYAAARLGYLELIESGTTTCIDHLSVRYADRAFDAAVEMGIRGRLGKVLMDQRAPYGLHEGTDAGLAATERLIRQYHGANDGRVQYAVTPRFAVSCTEECLRGARRLTDEYDGVRIHTHASENRDEISTVETETGHRNIHWLDEVGLTGDDVVLAHCVWTDESEREVLAETGTHVTYCPSSNMKLASGIAPVIDYLDRGVNVALGNDGPPCNNTLDPFTEMRHASLLQRVNELDAQAAPTGTIFEMATINGARAAGFDRVGKLKGGWKADIIGLTTDVTRATPLYDPLSHAVFGAHGDDVEFTMVAGEVLQQNGEVLAADADAIRAEANEIAAGLDVAPEAGVF, encoded by the coding sequence ATGATACTGACTGGAACAGTCGTCGCCGACGCGACGACGATTATCGAGGATGGGGCTGTCGTCGTTCGCGCCGACACGATCGAGGCCGTCGGTGAGCGTGTCGAACTGCTCGACCGCTATCCCGCACATGAAGTAGACGAGTACGATCTTTTATTACCCGGTCTCGTCGGTGGGCACGTCCACTCGGTGCAGAGCCTCGGGCGTGGTATCGCGGACGACGCCGAACTGCTCGATTGGCTGTTCGAATACGTGCTGCCCATGGAAGCGAATCTCGGTCCGGAGGAGATGTACGCCGCTGCACGACTCGGTTACCTCGAACTCATCGAGAGTGGAACGACGACGTGTATCGACCATCTTTCAGTTCGATACGCGGACCGGGCCTTCGACGCCGCAGTAGAGATGGGAATCCGCGGCCGACTCGGAAAGGTCCTGATGGACCAACGCGCCCCGTACGGTCTCCACGAAGGGACCGATGCAGGATTGGCGGCGACGGAGCGACTCATCCGGCAGTATCATGGTGCGAACGATGGCCGGGTTCAGTACGCCGTCACGCCGCGGTTTGCCGTTTCTTGCACCGAAGAATGTCTCAGAGGCGCGCGCCGACTCACGGACGAGTACGACGGTGTTCGAATTCACACCCATGCAAGCGAGAATCGAGACGAAATCAGCACCGTCGAAACCGAAACTGGCCATCGGAACATCCATTGGCTGGACGAAGTAGGACTGACGGGCGACGACGTGGTGCTCGCCCACTGCGTCTGGACTGACGAATCCGAGCGCGAGGTCCTCGCGGAGACGGGCACGCACGTCACCTACTGCCCCTCATCGAACATGAAACTCGCCAGTGGAATCGCGCCCGTCATCGACTATCTGGACCGCGGCGTGAACGTTGCCCTCGGCAACGATGGACCGCCGTGCAACAACACGCTCGACCCCTTCACGGAAATGCGACACGCCAGTCTTCTACAGCGGGTAAACGAACTCGACGCACAGGCTGCGCCGACCGGAACGATTTTCGAAATGGCGACGATAAACGGCGCTCGCGCTGCCGGGTTCGACCGCGTCGGAAAACTGAAGGGAGGATGGAAGGCCGACATCATCGGCTTGACGACCGACGTGACCCGTGCAACCCCGCTCTACGATCCACTCTCGCACGCAGTCTTCGGAGCACATGGCGATGACGTGGAATTCACGATGGTCGCCGGAGAGGTACTACAGCAAAATGGCGAAGTGCTCGCCGCTGACGCCGATGCGATTCGAGCAGAGGCGAACGAAATCGCGGCAGGACTCGACGTGGCTCCGGAAGCCGGCGTGTTCTAA
- a CDS encoding MATE family efflux transporter: MNSTQPSSSITEGGLVRPMFELAWPIVVIQLLQVTYNVADTFWLGRLSSDAVGAMSVAFPLIFFLISIAGGFTTAGSILVAQYTGADSEGSAGKVAGQILSFVALLSVILGILGFFLTEPMLTLMPSQAATTDDIIPLARDYMEVFFLGLPFLFGFFVFSSLMRGYGNTRTPMRIMFVSVVINVVLDPILIFGVGPIEGIGIKGAALATISARAIATVLGLYVLFVARAGPDVQIDDLVPDLSYIWDIVRIGTPSALEQSTSAMAMITLTAMVVQFAPPVVSAYGLGNRLASLVFLPAMGLGRATNTMVGQNLGAEKPGRAERAVWLAAKVGTVVMLVVAIVAALFPEPIVGVFMATGSPEAEMTIEFGSDYLRIRSVEFAFMALLQVLLGAYRGAGNTKTAMAFSMVTLWLGRVPVVYYLAFVRDMGPSGIWFGMAIGNVVGAITAALWFTRGTWKQTVIEDSSVAITDGEGD; this comes from the coding sequence ATGAATAGCACACAGCCCAGCAGTTCTATCACGGAAGGTGGGCTGGTGCGACCGATGTTCGAACTCGCGTGGCCCATCGTCGTTATCCAGCTTCTCCAGGTGACGTACAACGTTGCAGACACCTTCTGGTTGGGGCGACTGTCGTCCGACGCGGTCGGCGCGATGAGTGTCGCGTTCCCGCTCATTTTCTTCCTCATCTCCATCGCGGGCGGGTTTACGACCGCTGGAAGCATCCTCGTCGCCCAGTACACCGGTGCCGATAGCGAAGGGTCGGCGGGGAAGGTCGCCGGCCAAATTCTGTCGTTCGTGGCACTTCTCTCGGTTATTTTGGGGATTCTCGGGTTTTTTCTCACCGAGCCAATGCTCACGTTGATGCCCTCGCAGGCCGCGACGACGGACGATATAATCCCGCTCGCCCGCGACTACATGGAGGTGTTCTTCCTCGGTCTGCCGTTCCTGTTCGGCTTTTTCGTCTTCTCCTCGTTGATGCGAGGCTACGGCAACACCCGAACGCCCATGCGAATCATGTTCGTCAGCGTCGTCATCAACGTCGTCCTCGACCCGATTCTCATCTTCGGGGTGGGACCTATCGAGGGAATCGGAATCAAAGGTGCTGCACTCGCGACCATCTCTGCACGGGCGATTGCGACCGTGCTCGGCCTCTATGTCCTGTTCGTCGCTCGTGCCGGACCGGACGTTCAAATCGACGACCTCGTGCCCGACCTCAGCTACATCTGGGACATCGTTCGTATCGGGACGCCGAGTGCCCTCGAACAGTCCACCAGTGCGATGGCGATGATTACGCTGACGGCGATGGTCGTCCAGTTCGCCCCGCCCGTTGTCAGTGCTTACGGACTCGGTAATCGTCTCGCTTCGCTGGTGTTTCTTCCGGCGATGGGACTCGGCCGTGCGACGAACACGATGGTCGGACAGAACCTCGGTGCCGAGAAACCCGGGCGAGCAGAACGAGCCGTTTGGCTCGCGGCAAAAGTCGGGACCGTGGTAATGCTCGTCGTTGCGATAGTTGCGGCACTGTTTCCGGAACCGATCGTCGGCGTCTTTATGGCGACAGGGTCGCCGGAAGCCGAAATGACCATCGAGTTCGGAAGCGACTATCTCCGGATTCGCTCGGTCGAGTTCGCGTTCATGGCACTACTGCAAGTGCTCTTAGGGGCGTACCGTGGGGCCGGGAACACGAAGACGGCGATGGCGTTCTCGATGGTGACGTTGTGGCTCGGTCGGGTCCCCGTCGTGTACTATCTGGCATTCGTCCGGGACATGGGTCCGTCCGGAATCTGGTTCGGAATGGCCATCGGAAACGTCGTCGGGGCGATTACTGCCGCGCTCTGGTTTACTCGAGGGACGTGGAAACAGACCGTTATCGAGGATTCGTCGGTTGCGATTACGGATGGCGAAGGCGACTGA
- a CDS encoding bifunctional metallophosphatase/5'-nucleotidase codes for MRTLLPILFALCLVTGAVAPTLATASIPESYDGSTLNASSNTSDTGSNTPNAQPSSTTLTILSYNDIQTAAVENGTFPRMATLIERRRAAHDNPTVVLGGGDEVSPHSLSPLTTWKTPVKGLNVIAPDAEVIGNHDLDYGFEAVENFSAESEFPWLMANIEDSETGDPIPGTKPYTVIERDGVKVGVIGLADEKIRSKTAVDFDEEGYELTEYAETGTEYATMLKEEKNVDAVVVLGHFGVPVAKDLANRTGNVDAIVVGDDEVEYPPDVTSGTVIMEAEARAEHVAEANLTIQNGEVVGWDGRLLNVTDANPKNETLSRIITEDRGDVLSRFVGRSEVELDARFASNYHDETAYGNLITDAFREETGADVALTNAGGIRSNSIYGPGNITAGDVYNALPFRNSLVTVELSGAELKELLASQIVTLESEEGRRYGQESKLQASGVHYEWNGHAATPPAERIQDVWVNGEPLSEDGTYTVTVNSYMVGWDGVLANATRISSTKKLYGTVTLEYIEEHSPVAPEKTNRIRRVDANGGVSAVTLDGEGDVTVTFDAPDNATAVVDGTYYAMCGCGGTVSAEHVTLDEGSLMVTFDDTELRSLVLDADTGLQVYGQYIDSQYDGKRSYFDHSVFNGRLDSSVEYETTTTEPGTTTIAKTTEFGQTTVGTTEFGRTQTTNGTTTGTTGQPGFGIGVAVVALAGAMFALQRD; via the coding sequence ATGCGAACACTGTTACCAATACTCTTCGCGCTGTGTCTGGTTACCGGTGCGGTCGCTCCAACCCTCGCCACAGCATCGATACCCGAATCGTACGACGGTTCGACACTGAATGCCTCGTCGAACACCTCGGACACCGGTTCAAACACACCAAATGCACAGCCGTCTTCGACGACACTCACGATTCTTTCGTACAACGACATCCAGACTGCCGCCGTGGAGAACGGGACGTTTCCGCGGATGGCAACGCTCATCGAGCGTCGAAGGGCGGCCCACGACAATCCCACCGTCGTCCTCGGTGGTGGTGACGAAGTCAGCCCCCACTCGTTGTCACCGCTAACGACGTGGAAAACTCCTGTCAAAGGTTTGAACGTCATCGCCCCCGACGCGGAAGTCATCGGGAATCACGATTTGGACTACGGGTTCGAAGCCGTCGAAAACTTCTCCGCGGAATCCGAGTTTCCGTGGCTCATGGCGAACATCGAGGATTCCGAGACGGGCGATCCGATTCCAGGGACGAAACCCTACACGGTCATCGAGCGCGACGGCGTGAAGGTCGGTGTCATTGGACTTGCAGACGAGAAAATCAGGTCGAAGACTGCAGTTGACTTCGATGAAGAAGGCTACGAACTGACCGAGTACGCCGAAACCGGAACGGAGTACGCGACGATGCTCAAGGAGGAGAAAAACGTCGATGCGGTCGTCGTTCTCGGCCACTTCGGCGTTCCAGTCGCGAAAGACCTCGCGAATCGGACGGGGAACGTCGATGCCATCGTCGTCGGCGACGACGAGGTCGAATATCCCCCTGACGTGACCAGCGGGACGGTCATCATGGAGGCGGAAGCACGTGCCGAACACGTCGCGGAAGCGAACCTCACGATCCAAAACGGCGAAGTCGTCGGCTGGGACGGTCGGCTATTGAACGTGACCGACGCCAATCCGAAAAACGAGACGCTGTCGCGAATTATTACCGAAGACCGCGGTGACGTTCTCTCGCGTTTCGTCGGAAGATCCGAGGTCGAACTCGACGCCCGATTCGCCTCGAACTATCACGACGAGACGGCCTACGGCAACCTCATTACCGATGCCTTCCGCGAAGAAACCGGTGCCGACGTGGCCCTAACGAACGCCGGTGGCATTCGTTCGAACAGTATCTACGGCCCCGGCAACATCACCGCCGGAGACGTGTACAACGCGCTCCCCTTCCGTAACTCGTTGGTGACGGTCGAACTTTCCGGTGCGGAACTGAAGGAACTGCTCGCCAGTCAAATCGTCACGCTCGAAAGCGAGGAGGGGAGGCGGTACGGGCAGGAGTCCAAACTGCAAGCCAGTGGCGTTCACTACGAGTGGAACGGCCATGCCGCTACGCCGCCAGCGGAACGCATTCAGGACGTGTGGGTCAACGGTGAACCACTGTCCGAGGACGGGACGTACACCGTCACGGTCAACTCCTATATGGTTGGCTGGGACGGCGTCCTCGCGAACGCGACGCGTATCAGCAGTACGAAGAAACTCTACGGAACGGTCACGTTGGAGTACATCGAGGAACACAGTCCGGTCGCCCCCGAGAAAACGAACCGAATCCGACGGGTCGATGCGAACGGCGGTGTATCCGCGGTAACGCTCGACGGTGAAGGAGACGTGACGGTCACGTTCGACGCACCCGACAACGCGACCGCGGTCGTGGACGGAACCTACTATGCCATGTGCGGTTGCGGCGGTACCGTTTCGGCCGAACATGTGACTCTCGACGAGGGCTCGTTGATGGTCACCTTCGACGACACCGAACTCCGCTCGCTCGTGCTCGACGCCGATACCGGTCTACAGGTGTACGGACAGTATATCGATTCACAGTACGACGGCAAGCGGTCGTACTTCGACCACTCCGTGTTCAACGGACGACTCGATTCGTCCGTCGAGTACGAGACGACCACGACTGAACCCGGAACGACGACGATTGCAAAAACGACCGAATTTGGGCAGACAACCGTAGGAACGACCGAATTCGGTCGAACGCAAACGACTAACGGAACCACCACCGGAACGACCGGCCAACCCGGATTCGGAATCGGAGTGGCAGTCGTCGCGCTTGCGGGTGCGATGTTCGCACTGCAGAGGGATTGA